Genomic window (Arthrobacter sp. StoSoilA2):
CAGATCTGGTAGTAGTGCTCTTCGAGACCCTTGATGAGCAGTTCGGGCTCCCCGCTCATTGCCGCGTCGACCAGCAGGAGATGCCTGTCCGCCTGGCTGTCGGCGGTACCAACGCCGCGCCGCATTATCGGCACCATCATGACCGCGAGAAGCGACTCCAGACTCTGCCATGCCTCCACCAGTTTGGTCTTTGGCTGCTGATTCATCAGCGTTCCATGGAACTCACGGTCCAACCTCATGAGATCGTCTACGTCCTCCGGCAGACGAAGCCCCCGCATGCGCTCGGCGATGCGCCTTAGCTCTTTCTCAACCTCCACGGGCGGGGGAAGTACCGCGTGCATGGCCGCCCGCCCTTCGAGCGCTGCGAAGA
Coding sequences:
- a CDS encoding GntR family transcriptional regulator codes for the protein MAHRIRREIILGTLDPGRHLVEKRLAEDLSVSRGTVREALTRLAATGLVEFSPGSGNRVRYFSDGDIAEIGEVFAALEGRAAMHAVLPPPVEVEKELRRIAERMRGLRLPEDVDDLMRLDREFHGTLMNQQPKTKLVEAWQSLESLLAVMMVPIMRRGVGTADSQADRHLLLVDAAMSGEPELLIKGLEEHYYQI